A genomic stretch from Arachis stenosperma cultivar V10309 chromosome 3, arast.V10309.gnm1.PFL2, whole genome shotgun sequence includes:
- the LOC130967082 gene encoding protein GAMETOPHYTE DEFECTIVE 1-like — protein sequence MEFFDLNVPYEKPSPGIGTTSIEANRTKIAVKAMELGYTGIAYNRTVDGVLSDKLRCSIKPLSIFSLLNILPSLPLSAKLHRDLLRIPLSTPFHQYTRITVCVDNPFQINAAYCDNPILKTYDLVAIKPSNQITFDMACQRSEVDIITIDFSKKLPFKIKQNMVKAAVERGVCFEVSYSGVLTDAEIRRPWIYGAKCLMEWTRRRNVIISSGAPSVNDLRGPCDVANLLSLLGLSKEQAKDAISKNCRNLLVKALRKRRFYKSAIRVEPLSITATSNSEEDLRKELLKWDPLSSEGGIPLNDSAKRFSSSSSEASKKAKSIDFASLVGSMSFHGFQVKDFLPANNASTVIPDGEKVSQSTPAINNSTEQPIRQGESLVSDAMEADQVVTTTYNSNELDNPTCARELEKNSTDLGVDCTTIESKAHVSQSNLGSLSITMDTLIQNEKDDQQKFLQDANCDDEQAGKLETDAVGLDEMGTEEDGSAVVTRQLQHATAKDQTVGGVSTEFNQVPVESISGRSREKRKKTPAPPFDPLKQSLNRMPFKKKGKRRSKTQQE from the exons ATGGAGTTCTTCGACCTAAACGTCCCGTACGAGAAACCCTCACCCGGCATCGGCACAACCTCCATTGAAGCTAACCGCACCAAGATTGCCGTGAAGGCCATGGAACTTGGCTACACCGGAATCGCCTACAACCGCACCGTCGATGGTGTCCTCTCCGATAAACTGCGGTGCTCCATCAAACCTCTCTCCATCTTCTCTCTCCTCAACATCCTCCCTTCTCTCCCACTCTCCGCCAAGCTCCACCGCGACCTCCTCCGTATCCCGTTGTCTACCCCTTTCCATCAGTACACGCGCATCACCGTCTGCGTCGACAATCCCTTCCAAATCAACGCCGCCTACTGCGATAACCCTATTCTCAAGACCTACGACCTCGTCGCCATTAAGCCCTCCAATCAGATCACATTCGATATGGCATGCCAGAGATCGGag GTAGACATCATTACGATTGATTTTTCGAAGAAGTTGCCATTTAAAATTAAGCAGAACATGGTTAAAGCCGCTGTTGAG CGAGGGGTCTGCTTTGAAGTCAGTTACTCTGGTGTTTTAACTGATGCCGAAATAAGGAGGCCTTGGATCTACGGTGCTAAG TGTTTGATGGAGTGGACTCGGAGAAGAAATGTTATAATTTCAAGTGGGGCTCCTTCAGTGAATGATCTTAGAGGACCTTGTGATGTCGCAAACTTGTTATCATTATTGGGACTCTCCAAGGAGCAAGCTAAAGATGCTATTTCTAAAAATTGTCG GAATCTTTTGGTAAAAGCTTTAAGGAAAAGACGGTTTTACAAAAGCGCAATAAGAGTGGAACCATTATCAATAACTGCAACATCGAATTCTGAGGAGGATCTGCGTAAAGAGTTACTAAAGTGGGATCCTCTCTCCAGTGAAGGTGGCATCCCCTTGAATGACTCGGCAAAGCgtttttcatcatcatcttctgaAGCATCAAAAAAGGCGAAATCCATTGACTTTGCTTCACTTGTTGGCAGCATGTCGTTTCATGGTTTTCAAGTGAAGGATTTCTTACCTGCAAATAATGCTTCCACCGTTATCCCAGATGGTGAAAAGGTCAGTCAGTCAACACCTGCAATTAACAACTCAACTGAGCAGCCTATCAGGCAAGGTGAAAGCTTAGTATCTGATGCTATGGAAGCAGACCAGGTAGTGACGACAACATACAATTCTAATGAGTTGGACAATCCTACTTGTGCCAGAGAGTTAGAAAAAAATTCTACTGATTTGGGTGTTGATTGCACTACCATTGAATCAAAAGCACATGTTTCACAATCAAACTTGGGCTCTCTCAGCATCACGATGGATACTTTGATACAAAATGAGAAAGACGATCAGCAGAAATTTCTGCAAGATGCCAACTGTGATGATGAACAAGCTGGTAAACTTGAAACTGATGCTGTTGGACTTGATGAGATGGGAACTGAAGAGGATGGTTCTGCAGTTGTAACACGTCAATTGCAACATGCGACGGCAAAAGATCAAACTGTTGGTGGAGTGAGCACCGAATTCAATCAAGTCCCAGTTGAGTCCATATCAG GCCGATCAAGAGAGAAGCGCAAAAAAACTCCTGCACCACCTTTTGACCCACTTAAACAATCATTAAATCGAATGCCTTTtaagaagaaaggaaaaaggaGGAGCAAAACTCAGCAAGAATAA